In Oryzihumus leptocrescens, the following are encoded in one genomic region:
- the sucC gene encoding ADP-forming succinate--CoA ligase subunit beta, with amino-acid sequence MDLFEYQARDVFEAHGVPVLDGAVAETVEEARAAAETIGAKSGGVVVVKAQVKTGGRGKAGGVKVAKSVDEAAAAAEQILGMDIKGHTVHKVMIAQGAQIAEEYYFSVLLDRANRSYLAMASKEGGMEIEQLAVERPEALARIAVDPIVGIDAAKAAEIVDAAGFDADVKDEIARVIQKLWDVYREEDATLVEVNPLVKTVDGSIIALDGKVTLDGNADFRHPAHEALEDKASADPLEAAAKEKGLNYVKLDGSVGIIGNGAGLVMSTLDVVAYAGEEFPGEPKPANFLDIGGGASAEVMANGLHIILGDPQVKSVFVNVFGGITACDAVANGIVGALKALGDEATKPLVVRLDGNNVEEGRRILAEANHPLVTIEDTMDGAARKAAELAAAN; translated from the coding sequence GTGGATCTTTTCGAGTACCAAGCGCGCGACGTGTTCGAGGCGCACGGTGTACCGGTGCTGGACGGCGCCGTCGCCGAGACTGTTGAGGAAGCCCGTGCGGCTGCGGAGACCATCGGCGCCAAGAGCGGCGGCGTGGTCGTGGTCAAGGCCCAGGTCAAGACCGGTGGCCGCGGCAAGGCCGGTGGCGTCAAGGTCGCCAAGAGCGTCGACGAGGCTGCCGCGGCGGCCGAGCAGATCCTGGGCATGGACATCAAGGGCCACACGGTCCACAAGGTGATGATCGCCCAGGGCGCGCAGATCGCGGAGGAGTACTACTTCTCGGTCCTGCTCGACCGCGCCAACCGCTCCTACCTGGCCATGGCCAGCAAGGAGGGCGGCATGGAGATCGAGCAGCTCGCCGTCGAGCGCCCCGAGGCCCTCGCCCGGATCGCGGTCGACCCGATCGTCGGGATCGACGCCGCCAAGGCCGCCGAGATCGTCGACGCCGCCGGCTTCGACGCCGACGTCAAGGACGAGATCGCCCGCGTCATCCAGAAGCTGTGGGACGTCTACCGCGAGGAGGACGCCACGCTGGTCGAGGTCAACCCGCTCGTCAAGACGGTCGACGGCTCGATCATCGCCCTCGACGGCAAGGTGACCCTGGACGGCAACGCCGACTTCCGTCACCCGGCCCACGAGGCCCTCGAGGACAAGGCCTCGGCCGACCCGCTGGAGGCGGCGGCCAAGGAGAAGGGCCTCAACTACGTCAAGCTCGACGGCTCCGTCGGCATCATCGGCAACGGCGCCGGCCTGGTCATGTCCACGCTCGACGTGGTCGCCTACGCCGGTGAGGAGTTCCCGGGCGAGCCCAAGCCGGCCAACTTCCTCGACATCGGCGGCGGCGCCTCCGCGGAGGTCATGGCCAACGGCCTGCACATCATCCTCGGCGACCCGCAGGTCAAGAGCGTCTTCGTCAACGTCTTCGGCGGCATCACCGCCTGTGACGCGGTCGCCAACGGCATCGTCGGCGCGCTGAAGGCCCTCGGCGACGAGGCCACCAAGCCGCTGGTCGTGCGTCTCGACGGCAACAACGTCGAGGAGGGCCGCCGCATCCTGGCCGAGGCCAACCACCCCCTCGTCACCATCGAGGACACCATGGACGGCGCGGCCCGCAAGGCTGCCGAGCTCGCCGCGGCGAACTGA